In Primulina eburnea isolate SZY01 chromosome 3, ASM2296580v1, whole genome shotgun sequence, one DNA window encodes the following:
- the LOC140827509 gene encoding UDP-rhamnose/UDP-galactose transporter 2-like translates to MEVERRPSAVSDVGAWAMNVISSVGIILANKQLMSTNGYAFVFATTLTGFHFAVTALVGAISNATGFSASKHVPLWELLWFSIVANMSITGMNLSLMLNSVGFYQISKLSMIPVVCVMEWILHNKQYTKEVKISVVVVVIGVGVCTVTDVQVNAKGFICACVAVFSTSLQQISIGSLQKKYSIGSFELLSKTAPIQAGSLLIFGPIIDYYLSGKLILDYKFTFGAILFMLLSCSLAVFCNISQYLCIGRFSAVSFQVLGHMKTLCVLTLGWLIFDSELTFKNIMGMLVAVIGMVIYSWAVEVEKQTHSKIMPHAKNSLTEEEFRLIKEGMETTPINDLELGDSKG, encoded by the exons ATGGAGGTGGAGAGGAGACCGTCAGCAGTGTCTGATGTGGGTGCCTGGGCTATGAATGTCATCAGTTCTGTGGGAATCATTCTGGCGAATAAGCAACTCATGTCCACCAATGGATATGCTTTCGTATTTG CCACAACATTGACTGGCTTCCATTTTGCTGTTACTGCACTTGTTGGTGCGATATCAAATGCTACAGGATTTTCTGCCTCAAAGCATGTGCCTCTGTGGGAGCTTCTTTGGTTCTCAATTGTTGCAAATATGTCTATCACGGGGATGAATCTTAGCCTTATGTTAAACTCAGTTGGATTCTACCAA ATCTCAAAACTGAGCATGATTCCTGTCGTCTGTGTAATGGAATGGATCCTTCATAATAAACAGTACACAAAGGAAGTTAAAATCTCCGTTGTGGTGGTGGTTATAGGCGTGGGAGTTTGCACTGTGACTGATGTCCAAGTGAATGCCAAAGGTTTTATATGTGCTTGTGTTGCAGTTTTCTCAACATCTTTACAACAAATT TCAATAGGTTCTTTGCAGAAGAAGTATTCGATTGGATCATTTGAATTATTGAGTAAAACAGCTCCTATTCAAGCTGGTTCTCTCCTCATATTCGGTCCTATAATCGACTACTATCTTTCCGGAAAATTAATTCTGGACTACAAGTTCACTTTCGGAGCCATA TTATTCATGCTCCTTTCATGTTCTCTAGCTGTGTTCTGCAACATTAGCCAGTACCTTTGCATTGGGCGTTTTTCGGCTGTTTCTTTCCAAGTTTTGGGCCACATGAAAACGTTATGCGTATTAACTTTGGGATGGCTAATATTTGATTCCGAGTTGACTTTCAAGAACATCATGGGGATGCTTGTTGCAGTAATTGGAATGGTAATCTATAGCTGGGCTGTGGAAGTCGAAAAGCAGACACATAGCAAGATCATGCCGCATGCGAAAAATAGCTTGACAGAAGAGGAATTTAGATTAATAAAGGAAGGCATGGAAACAACTCCCATTAATGACCTTGAGCTTGGTGATTCTAAGGGGTAG